The genomic region GGTTGAAACTGGGTGGCGAATGTAGAATGCcatttgccacccaactaCTAACTCTTCGATTCAAGTTAGATACCCAACTTGTATGATAGCGCATTGCACCACTAAATAGATATAATATGGAGCGACAGATAATGGTTTAGAACGGACCCAATGTCTAGAGTCTCACGCCAGGCGGTGGTCTTCCTCGCAAGCTCGCACCATGGTCAGCTCCGTTTACAACGTCGCTCGCTTTGCCTCGCGTTCTTGGAAAGCCTACTCAATCTGTCGAAAGGTCAAGCTAATACGACCAGTCTTAACCCTTCGCTCCTTGGGTATCTCGTGCTGTCATCAGCCCTACTCGGCATCCCAACAAACCTTCCAGAAATCCTGTGTATGGCCTATCGTCAGCTCATTCCTCTGGCATATCCATACCCTGCATGACAACCAAGCTTCGGTCGGCCATTGTGAACCGCACATTCCCTCGTCCCTCCAACGTCTTGTTGTCCACACTCAACCCCGCCTCTCTCGGCGGCATCCGTGGAGTCAACACAAACGTCCTCTCAGCCCCAAGACTTAAACTCGCGATAATCCTATTCTCGCGGGTATCTGAGTGCCGGCCGATATACACTTCCCCGTTGTCGTAGCGATTCAGCATTACTGTGCTAAACTCTTCCCCAAGCCGTTCTTGGATTAGGAGGCGAATCCGGTCCAGGGAGGGTGGGAgtggggtgtgggtgggAATGTTCGCGCCGGAATATGACATGTCTCGAGGACTAGTTGCGTATACTGCCACTGCTCGTGATTGGGTTACGTCCCGGTTGTATACCCGTAGCGTGGGGTGATGCCCTGCTGTCAGAggggtgaggagagggagggagggagggagggagggagggagggagggagggggagggagcgAAGGAAGAAAGGAAGGAAgaaaggaaggaggaaggaagaaaggaaggaggaaggaagaaaggaaggaggaagaaaGGTAGAGAGGtggggaggttgagcgtACATGTCGGTAACGCGGCTAGGGCTTCATACCACCCTTgcgactcggactcggagacgaactgatgtcagctatTCTCCAAGATCATCGACAGAGAAGAGCAAGGAGGGGAAAGACCGAGGACTCAACCCACATTGGGAATGTACAAGACATCGCCTTTGGTGAGGTTGATGCGATAGTCGTCGAACCCCGCGACGCGGGGGACGGGCTCGGGTTGGGTctcgggctcgagctcagGTGGAGAGAGGGTTGAACttgctcgtcgtcgcttTGCGctggacgatgacgacacGGATGCTGCCTTGCGTTTTGGTGGCATGGTGAGTGATTGAGTTGAAGAACAGTTTGGGATGCGGAATGCAGTTGAGTCAACTTGCATGGCGGATACTTGCTCCCGTGATCTGCGCATGGTGTCGTTGTGGAGACATTCCCACCTCCCAGTCAACTTGAAGCCTAACTTGGCTTCATGTTACCCAATCACCTGCACTACAGTTCCCGGCTGCAAAGGTCCGCATCCTCCTAGAGTTGGCGTCTGCTCAACCCTCATCCCACGCCATTAACCGCTCAACCACGCACCAATCACGCCATATCCTGCTCACCGCACGGGTCCTCATGCAACGAAATTCGCACCCAACGATACATAAAGTTATTGAAGAAACACGGCATTATCTTCTAAAGTCGAACTGCCAACTGTCCTACGCCAATGGCCTACTTACTGCCCGCACTTGCACGCGCCAGGCCCACACTGGCACCCAGCTCCGCACTTGCATCCGTGGTCGGCGCCACCAGCACCGGGGAGAGCGACGGCGTCCTTTGGCGCCGCGGGGCAACCGCAAGCCTCGGGGCCGCAGTTGCAGCCAAAGCCGCACCTGGGGTTAGCCCTGCTTcaggaggggaggaagacaGAACGGGGATGACACTCACTGGCACCCGTTCTCGGTCGTCATGGCGTGCGTCGTCGTGACCTTGGCTGCGCCAGTCGCCGCAGGAACCGCAGCGGCCGTCTGGCCACAAGTGCACGGGTTCTGGCCACACTTGCACTCGGGTCCGCAACCACAACCGCCTGCCGCAGCGGCGTCCTTCTGGCCACAAGTGCACGGGTTCTGGCCACATTTGCACTCAGGTCCACAGCTGCAACCGCCCGCGCTGCGCGCAGCGACAGCGGCACCgccagcgacggcggcgacaccagcagcaccagcagcaccagcagcgACAGGGgcaccaccagcaccagcagcacTGGTGCCGGGCTTGGGGCAGGTTGCACAAGGACACTGTCCCGGGACGCACTCGACATCAGCGGGACACGTGCACGTAGCCCCAGCGGCCGCGCACGAGCATCCCTTCTTGAGGTTGGTGCTGGGGCAGTTTTCGCAGGTGCATTGCCCAGCGGCGCAACTGCATCCGCCAGCACAAGCGTGCGGTCCACCGGGAGTTGCAGCGCCGTCGTTTGCGCCCGGGAAGCCGCCGGGCATACCGCCTGACTTGTCCATGCCTTCCTTGGGCTGGTCGCCGGCCGTCACGGCAGCCTGCGAGGTAATAGGACCCGTCGCGGACGGGGCGGCGGTCGCGCCCGTGGTCGGGGCACCGGCGCCCGAGACTGCCGTTGTGACTCCACCCGCTGCGGCGCCGGCTGCTCCACCTGCGGCTGCTACCTTGGCGTCGCCGGTGGAGAAGAGCTTCTTCATCTTGCCCATGAAGCCCCTGGGGTTAGAACCCAAGTGAGGGTGAGTGACTCACTTCTTCGgcttgccgccggcgcagcCGCAGTTGGGTCCGCAGGCGCAGGGGCCGCCAGTCGTACAGCTGTGGTCAGCGTGGTGGAGAAAGGCCCTTCAAGGGAGAGCGGGCCGAGGAGTgaaggggggaagggggaggggatgttgggagggaggtgTGCGAGGCTGGCGAGCGATGAGAGGAGCGGGTGGCGCAGGCGGGaaagaggaagaagcgAGGGGAAGATGTGGTAGGCGGTATGATGACGGTGTATATCATACACTATGTCGCGTCATGGAACCACCAATCTCTCTGCACGCAGTCCCGACGTCGGTCCCGTCTCCTTCAATGCCTCCATCGACGACCAGCCACCTGTCGCTCAGGCCTCCACGTCGCACCCAAAAAGTGAGTGGCAAGTGACGGGTGACTTACGTGCAAGTGGTGtttctgtcgtcagcttATCCCATCACAAACGTACCCAGAGGGCATGATTCGGTTTGGTATTACTAGGTCAAGTGAAGAAAAGAGAGACTAGTTgttgagagagagagtgtAGTACCAAGTTGCAAGTATCAAGTGATGTAGTGTGGTAAAGGAGAAGCCAAGTGTGTGAGAGGGGTACGAGTGAGAGGCATGAGAGGGGGGGTGGCCGGGAGGTGAGAGAGGCATTTACCGTTTCCAAAATGACACCTGGTACACCAAATCACCAAAGACTTGAATCATCCCCTGAGTGACGTAGTGAAGATGGTGACGTAAGTGTCGTATTactctcctcttccgcctcATCTTCTCCTTTTGTTACAAAGGGCTAGAAGGGCTGGAAGTTGATCGACATTGGGTTACATGTATCATGATCAAGAGTCGTATCGTATCTCAAAAGTGTCATTCGCCATGGTCAGAGCACACCGACACCGTTCAGTGCCCTGCTTCCTCATAAGTGCACAAACCGCACTGTTTGTCCGAATCACAGACTTTCTCTCACTGGGCTAAACACAGCCGTGCAATCATGCAACCGTGTTACCGGGAGCCTGCCGCGCCCAACCGCGCCCGCCTCCCTGTTTCCGGTTTCCGGTAAACGTCAAGGGTAAGAGTCAGAGGCAGAAACGCCTCTCAACCAGGGTTCATACATCAGATCCCCAACCAGCCGATCGCACAACGCCACCTCATACAAAGATCGGGAATCGGTACCCATTCATACCCCAAAGAGCCCTGACACATCATTACACGTCTCTCTCCTACTTCTACTGCTGGTAGCTTTCTATGAGCCCATAAATCCCTGCTCCCCGACAAATACTGGTATTGAATGCAGGGTGATTGTCGTGCAAAATGTTACATGTGTGTGGTTGGTTGTGTCGTGCAAGTCGTTTCGACATCGTTGTTGTTGATCCTTGCGAGGCTCAggtgcgctcgcgctcggtTCAAGACATGGTGGCGGGCCCCGGTCAACGTTGCCCGCTCATAGAGAGAAGTTGGCAAGCTTGCGCAGAACGCCGCCCGTCTGCGAGCCTCCCGGTTCGACCAATCTGCTCCTCTCGTACAACCCCTGCAGAGTCAGTAGAGGTCACTTGGATGACTGGTCTCATGACTGGTCGGGTCAACTCACATCCTCGCTGGAAATCACTGGGGTCGCCTCTATTAGCCGCCGGAAGCTGATGCTGACATTGCCTGGAACCatgccgccgcgctcttGGAACGTCGGGATGGCCATGAGAATGTCGCCAAAGCGCTGGAACTTGTCCCACTGCACCGCGCCGTCTGCCCGGCGATCTTCAGGCCGTGCTGCCTGCAGACGGCTcacgaggccgaggatTGACGAGAGCAGCGGGATCGCCGTATGGTTGTACGAAGTATCCGCCTGCAGTGCCCGGCGGTAATGCCCGTACCCGTTTCGCGCGTCCATGAGCTTGAGGTGACTCTGGTAGTCGCGCATCAAGTGAGGCTCGAGGCGGACCAGCTGGTGCGTCTGGCCCAGACGGTGGATGGACGTCTCGCGTAACCCCGAGAGGACCGCGCACAGGCAGTCGTAGTTGTTCAGTTTGCGCAGCTGATGCGCAATCTTGACAAACACCTCGTACACCTTGGCACGGCCCTTCGGCTTTGGGTGTGCGAGGATCATCGTCGACACCCAACGCGATAGGTGGTTGAAAAAGTCAATCGACCGGCCCACTGGGTCATCGCGCTCCTTGCCAAAGTCGTGGCGGAAGACGTCGCGCGGCTAATGTTAGCTGTTTTGTCGCGGATTTAGCTTACCCTGATCGCTGCAAAGAGCTCCCACTGCATGAGAGTGAGCTCGAGTGCAAAGTGATGTGGCTCCATATGCATTAATGCGTTGATTGCGCTGGACCACTTGCGGTGCCCAGACTCGTCGTTCGAGTAGACCGACCGCGACTGCTCCGAGCTAGAGTCACCCGCGCGAGGCGGTATagggtcgaggtcgactgTTAAGCTCGCAGTTGACCTGCTGAACGTCGAGCCCGACTTCTCCTTCAGTGCCGTGGTGCTGTCGGTGGGGGGGAAGGGCGctacctcgtcctcgaacaGGATTCCATCCTTTTCCACGACGAGCTCTAACGCTGCCGCAGTCTCGGGGGTCTGGATATTGGCCTCATTGAGGTTTGGTCGGCACGACCATGACtggtcgaggtcaacgACCTTGTCCAGACCCTGTTCGATGCTGACTAGGTCGACAGTGACGTGCGCGAGGAACGTGTACTTGAGCATGCAGCCAAGAGTTTTGCGAAACAGTGCCtgcgtctcggcgtcgacgaggtcgccagGGTACTTGGTCGCCCAGTCCTTGAGCGCACCCGCGAGCTTCATTAAAGCCCATAGCCGGATGTCTCGCGAGACTGCGTATTGCTCGACCTCAATGAagcgctcaaggagctcagtcatgagctcgcgcggctGGCAGAAGCGCCGGTACACGAGGAAGAATGTGTTGACAAACTGGTCATCTGAGGGTGGGTCAGTGCTGGCTGGTCGCTCGACTCACTCTCTGTAGAGACAATGGCCGTGAACAGGCGGTTGAAGAGCTCTTGCAAGGTGACATAGATGTCAGGTTCGGGCTTGGAACCGTCACGATCCAGCGAGGCCTGCGACGCCAGTGCGGCGGATGGGATGGCGGCTacggcagcagcagctgCGACCGCTGCGCCGTTCACGCCTTCGGCAGGATTCAACACGCCACCGGCCCGCGTCGGCTCGGACTCGAGAGACCCCTCGGTGGAGGTAGCGGTTTCCCCCTCCATCATCCAGCCCAGactggacgagctcgagtgcTGATCGTCTGACGCTGAGCCTTTGCTCTGAGACACATGGTGTCCCTTCTGCCATGGCGCGTTCGCGCCCTCGGGCGATTCCCTTCTTCCTACCAGTTAGCAGGCGAATCCAAAGACCATGTGCGCTTACGGTTCATCTCTTCCAACTTGTAAAGTAGCCAGCGCAGGCCCGTCCGcatcttgcccttgccctgcGACGTCGCCGTTGTGACCTCGATGAGGCCGACATTGTACGGGTGTCCGATCTGGTCACCGACATGagcctcaacctcgagtGTCTTGTCGGGGTCCGACTTGCACGCAAGGAGAACGGCAGGCATGCCGGGGCATAGCCGAGCTGGAGCCAGTCAGCGTCTGCCCAGACTTTCCGGGTCGGTCCAGTTGGTGCCCGACAACAATGGGAGGTACTCACCGAGAGCCTCGCTCAGACCTATGAGGGTCTCTGACCGTGTGGCATCATAACAGAGGATGACACCAGAGACAGGTGATACATCTGCCGGCCAAATCGGGCCCGGACCACCAGAGAGGTCCAAGGCcacgaggttgagctcgaCAAACTCGACCTTACAGTCGTGTGTGAGCTTGCCGCccgccttgatctcggcaAAGCTCGACCGAACTATGCGTTAGGAACAGTGCGCCATAGtgtcaacaacaacgcTAGCACGCACCAATATGACCGTCCGGGGTGAACTTCTTGACCGGAAGCGAGCCACCCCACGTCTTCATGGCGCGTCTGATCACTGTCGACTTGCCGACACCGTCGTGTCCGATGACTGTGATGACATAGGATGACTGTGGTCAGCACATAATGCGAGGTGGGAGGACCCACGTCACTTGAATCGTCTGTTGTCGTTGATGTTGAGGCGGAGACTTGTGGCGGTtgaggggaaggtgggatCGGGGAAGCCGGCatgggggaagggggaatGGGGGATAGTGGTACAGTGGCCATTgatggaggggtgggaAAGCGGTTCGCTGACGGGAGCGGCTGGGGTAGTGGTGGGATTGCTGGCAATGCGCTGTAATCCCTCTTGACATCTGTCATTGCGGGGGACGCGGGGATGGGCTCGGAGGGGATTCTTGGTCGGGAACGCCGTGGGAGCGTGTTAAAGTCGGGTGCAGACGAGTCTTCGACTTTACGAGCAGCTGGGCCATCAATCATGGTCCAGCGTGCACGACGAATTGCTTCTGCGTCACGCGACGCCACTTTGAGGCGGACGGATCGAAGGAGGCTGTTCGCCTCAGTCTCCTCCGGCGTGCAGTTTGGAGGGGGTTCAGCCTCGCGCACACTGGTGCCAACGTCGTGCACAGGCCCGTTGCGTCTTGTATGAGACAGTCCTGGAGGAAAGCTGGAAAACATGATCGAGCACAGCCGTTAAGAGCAAACTCCAAGGGGAAGGAGTAGAGATGAGAGAGTAGAGGTGGTCCAGGGGTTGTTGCACGACGAGATAGATGACAAGCGGCGGGTTGCGTTGGGTTTCGGCCTGCGCAATGAGCAAGTTGGGCCTTGGGAGCCGTTGTCGTGAAGAAGAGAGCAAGGTGGTAGGCTCGCACGCGAACCTGGCGTTtggcggcgctcgagggGTTTGAGGGATATTGAGGGATATCAAGGGATGTTGAGGGATGTTG from Cutaneotrichosporon cavernicola HIS019 DNA, chromosome: 2 harbors:
- a CDS encoding uncharacterized protein (Guanine nucleotide exchange factor for Ras-like small GTPases), with amino-acid sequence MKTWGGSLPVKKFTPDGHIVRSSFAEIKAGGKLTHDCKVEFVELNLVALDLSGGPGPIWPADVSPVSGVILCYDATRSETLIGLSEALARLCPGMPAVLLACKSDPDKTLEVEAHVGDQIGHPYNVGLIEVTTATSQGKGKMRTGLRWLLYKLEEMNRRRESPEGANAPWQKGHHVSQSKGSASDDQHSSSSSLGWMMEGETATSTEGSLESEPTRAGGVLNPAEGVNGAAVAAAAAVAAIPSAALASQASLDRDGSKPEPDIYVTLQELFNRLFTAIVSTENDQFVNTFFLVYRRFCQPRELMTELLERFIEVEQYAVSRDIRLWALMKLAGALKDWATKYPGDLVDAETQALFRKTLGCMLKYTFLAHVTVDLVSIEQGLDKVVDLDQSWSCRPNLNEANIQTPETAAALELVVEKDGILFEDEVAPFPPTDSTTALKEKSGSTFSRSTASLTVDLDPIPPRAGDSSSEQSRSVYSNDESGHRKWSSAINALMHMEPHHFALELTLMQWELFAAIRPRDVFRHDFGKERDDPVGRSIDFFNHLSRWVSTMILAHPKPKGRAKVYEVFVKIAHQLRKLNNYDCLCAVLSGLRETSIHRLGQTHQLVRLEPHLMRDYQSHLKLMDARNGYGHYRRALQADTSYNHTAIPLLSSILGLVSRLQAARPEDRRADGAVQWDKFQRFGDILMAIPTFQERGGMVPGNVSISFRRLIEATPVISSEDGLYERSRLVEPGGSQTGGVLRKLANFSL